A window of Myxococcales bacterium contains these coding sequences:
- a CDS encoding LysR family transcriptional regulator produces MSFSQIEGFLAVAEAGSVTSASRRLHISQPPLTRKIRELEAELGVTLFERGPRGVRLSAAGARFVPYARSIVAAALDGARAARGEPLAEG; encoded by the coding sequence GTGAGCTTCTCTCAAATCGAAGGTTTCCTCGCCGTGGCCGAGGCGGGGAGCGTGACGTCGGCGTCGCGGCGGCTCCACATCTCGCAGCCGCCCCTCACCCGCAAGATCCGCGAGCTGGAAGCGGAGCTCGGCGTGACTCTCTTCGAGCGAGGGCCTCGGGGCGTCCGGCTCTCGGCCGCGGGGGCTCGGTTCGTCCCCTACGCGCGGAGCATCGTCGCTGCGGCCTTGGACGGCGCCAGGGCGGCACGGGGGGAGCCGCTGGCGGAGGGGTGA
- the map gene encoding type I methionyl aminopeptidase: MATAEILSPREIRKMHDAGRAAATTLARVLAELGPGTSTQAIDRLVREDTAARGGRPSQLGYHGFPAAVCTSRNQVVCHGIPRKNEVLQDGDIVNVDVTTELFGFHGDTSATAFVGTPSPEARHVVDAARACLRAGLSVVREGARLGDVGAAIEEVARRLGCSVVRDFGGHGIGRKMHMEPHVSHVGTRGTGLRLRAGMAFTIEPMVNLGTERVRVLDDGWTVVTLDGSLSAQFEHTLIVTREGYELTTLLPEAHRAGDGSSA; encoded by the coding sequence ATGGCCACCGCCGAGATCCTCTCGCCACGTGAGATTCGGAAGATGCACGACGCGGGGCGCGCTGCCGCCACGACCCTCGCGCGGGTCCTCGCCGAGCTCGGACCGGGTACGAGCACCCAGGCCATCGACAGGCTCGTACGCGAGGACACCGCGGCCCGCGGCGGGCGGCCGTCGCAGCTCGGATACCATGGGTTTCCGGCCGCGGTATGTACGAGCCGCAACCAGGTCGTGTGTCACGGAATCCCGAGGAAGAACGAGGTCTTGCAAGACGGAGACATCGTGAACGTCGACGTCACTACCGAGCTCTTCGGCTTTCACGGCGACACCTCGGCGACGGCATTCGTGGGGACGCCGAGCCCCGAAGCCCGACACGTCGTCGACGCGGCCCGGGCTTGCCTTCGTGCGGGGCTCTCGGTGGTGCGCGAGGGAGCTCGGCTCGGCGACGTCGGCGCCGCGATCGAGGAGGTCGCACGACGCCTCGGGTGCTCGGTGGTGCGCGACTTCGGCGGGCACGGGATCGGGCGCAAGATGCACATGGAGCCTCACGTGAGCCACGTCGGCACGCGGGGCACGGGGCTCCGTCTGCGCGCGGGGATGGCGTTCACGATCGAGCCCATGGTCAACCTCGGGACCGAGCGCGTGCGCGTGCTCGACGACGGGTGGACCGTGGTGACGCTCGATGGCAGCCTCTCCGCCCAGTTCGAGCACACGCTGATCGTCACACGCGAGGGCTACGAGCTGACCACTCTCCTGCCCGAGGCTCACCGAGCAGGAGACGGTTCTTCGGCGTGA
- a CDS encoding methyltransferase, translating into MSFDPSSRARLTPGSLARFDGASLFHKVARVMCDLSVLPRKELYEAWEVARRTRRHFRGGRVLDLACGHGLLGGLMLLLDATSERAVCVDRALPKSAEKVRDALVREWPRLEGRIELVRGDVAGVDVHAGDVLVSAHACGALTDVVLSQAIAARARVAVLPCCHDVSLSDGGGLGGWLDAALAIDVTRAARLRQEGYDVRSQLIPAEITPKNRLLLGEPRAGEWSARSPRV; encoded by the coding sequence ATGTCCTTCGATCCGTCGAGCCGCGCGCGACTCACCCCCGGTTCGCTCGCGCGGTTCGACGGGGCGAGCCTCTTTCACAAGGTCGCTCGCGTGATGTGCGACCTGTCGGTGCTCCCGCGCAAGGAGCTCTACGAGGCGTGGGAGGTCGCGCGGCGCACACGTCGGCACTTTCGAGGGGGGCGCGTCCTCGACCTCGCCTGTGGGCACGGCCTCCTCGGGGGGCTCATGCTGCTCCTCGACGCCACGTCCGAGCGCGCCGTCTGCGTGGATCGCGCGCTCCCGAAGAGCGCCGAGAAGGTGCGGGACGCCCTCGTGCGCGAGTGGCCGCGGCTCGAAGGTCGTATCGAGCTCGTGCGCGGTGACGTCGCGGGCGTGGACGTGCACGCGGGAGACGTGCTCGTCTCTGCGCACGCGTGCGGCGCCCTGACCGACGTGGTGCTGAGCCAGGCCATCGCGGCGCGTGCGCGGGTCGCCGTGCTCCCATGTTGCCACGACGTTTCACTCTCCGACGGCGGAGGGCTCGGGGGTTGGCTCGACGCAGCTCTCGCGATCGACGTGACCCGCGCCGCGCGCTTGCGCCAGGAGGGCTACGACGTTCGGTCGCAGCTCATCCCGGCCGAGATCACGCCGAAGAACCGTCTCCTGCTCGGTGAGCCTCGGGCAGGAGAGTGGTCAGCTCGTAGCCCTCGCGTGTGA
- a CDS encoding TetR/AcrR family transcriptional regulator has product MKKSDDTRLALLRAAEKLILRDGVAAVSLREIALEAGQRNHSAVLYHFGDKRGMLDAILERHSIPIQTGWLATLKHVEAWGPLDLSKLVSLLVRPIVDKVEDVDGGRAYLAVCAELVSSPAYPLSTMASSRGEGAVAIRERMRQHIPSDVPAALVELRMNRVNAIIYTGVTDYIRLGKTQGGLHAEAVVDDIVASVVAVITTRPIERSHGPIEGEESTVRTKAAPKSVPAPAKKKAAKA; this is encoded by the coding sequence GTGAAAAAGAGCGATGATACCCGCCTGGCGCTCCTCCGCGCCGCTGAGAAGCTCATCCTGCGCGACGGTGTCGCGGCCGTTTCGCTCCGAGAGATCGCTCTCGAGGCGGGCCAGCGCAACCACTCGGCAGTCCTCTATCACTTCGGTGACAAGCGAGGCATGCTCGATGCCATCCTCGAGCGTCACTCGATTCCGATACAGACGGGGTGGCTCGCCACCTTGAAGCACGTCGAGGCGTGGGGTCCGCTCGACCTCTCGAAGCTCGTGTCGCTCCTCGTCCGTCCCATCGTGGACAAGGTCGAAGACGTCGACGGTGGGCGCGCCTATCTCGCGGTCTGCGCCGAGCTCGTCTCGAGCCCCGCGTACCCGCTCTCCACGATGGCCTCGTCGAGGGGCGAGGGCGCCGTCGCCATTCGCGAGCGGATGCGCCAGCACATCCCGTCGGACGTGCCCGCTGCGCTGGTCGAGCTCCGCATGAACCGCGTGAACGCGATCATCTACACGGGCGTGACCGACTACATCCGCCTCGGGAAGACCCAGGGCGGTCTCCACGCGGAAGCGGTCGTCGACGACATCGTCGCGTCCGTCGTGGCGGTCATCACCACGCGTCCCATCGAGCGGAGCCACGGCCCGATCGAAGGCGAAGAGTCGACGGTGCGCACGAAAGCCGCGCCCAAGTCGGTGCCGGCGCCCGCCAAGAAGAAGGCCGCCAAGGCCTGA
- a CDS encoding 5-formyltetrahydrofolate cyclo-ligase: MNERGSPEDAHEPHAKGSLYPDDVIAMKVKAELRKRMRGVRRAAQPSACEARSNKIRDRLSALPELGAARTIALFFPIEGRNEVDLRPLDAALRASGKTLVYPSIDPDTNVMTFRVVDDLDALEERGKGFREPSPEAEEVARPDVIVVPALAVAPTGHRLGYGAGYYDRALAAAPSSFSVVVAFDYQLLVEVPTLSHDVAVKLVVTDARVLAPEAPVT, encoded by the coding sequence ATGAACGAGCGAGGGTCGCCCGAGGACGCCCACGAGCCGCACGCGAAGGGCTCTCTCTACCCTGACGACGTCATCGCCATGAAGGTGAAGGCGGAGCTCCGAAAGCGCATGCGAGGCGTGCGGAGAGCGGCCCAACCCTCGGCGTGCGAAGCGCGTTCGAACAAGATCCGCGATCGCCTCTCGGCGCTCCCCGAGCTCGGCGCGGCCCGCACGATCGCCTTGTTTTTCCCAATCGAAGGCCGCAACGAGGTCGACCTGCGCCCGCTCGACGCCGCGCTGCGCGCTTCGGGCAAGACCCTCGTCTACCCGAGCATCGACCCGGACACGAACGTCATGACCTTTCGCGTGGTCGACGATCTCGATGCGCTGGAAGAGCGTGGCAAGGGCTTTCGAGAGCCGAGCCCCGAGGCCGAAGAGGTCGCTCGCCCCGACGTGATCGTCGTACCTGCGCTCGCCGTCGCGCCCACCGGGCACAGGCTCGGGTACGGCGCCGGGTACTACGATCGCGCCCTCGCCGCCGCGCCGTCGTCGTTTTCGGTCGTGGTCGCGTTCGACTACCAGCTCCTCGTCGAGGTCCCCACGCTCTCCCACGACGTCGCCGTGAAGCTCGTGGTGACCGACGCCCGGGTGCTCGCCCCCGAAGCCCCCGTCACTTGA
- a CDS encoding DNA adenine methylase, with amino-acid sequence MRKRPLSAELPHVARPIVKWAGGKGELVSELVSAMPRAIGTYVEPFAGGAALFFALASEPRPRFVRAHLNDRNAELVASYRAVRDDVDGLVERLGEYRYDREQYYKVRDSETAELTDVARGARLIYLNKTCFNGLWRENSKGKNNVPFGTYENPKILDEEGLRRASRALAWVRLTVGDFEAACEGLGPGDFAYFDPPYVPASKTASFTAYSARGFPRADQERLVALMFALKKRKVHAMLSNADTAESRALYEGLVIKEVSARRSINSDKTKRGAAGELVVTNYVPGKKP; translated from the coding sequence ATGAGAAAGCGCCCCCTCTCCGCCGAGCTTCCGCATGTCGCTCGACCCATCGTCAAATGGGCGGGGGGCAAGGGCGAGCTCGTCTCGGAGCTCGTCTCGGCCATGCCCCGCGCGATCGGCACGTACGTCGAGCCGTTCGCCGGGGGCGCCGCGCTCTTCTTCGCGCTCGCATCCGAGCCTCGCCCGAGGTTCGTCCGCGCGCACCTGAACGATCGCAACGCCGAGCTCGTGGCTTCGTACCGGGCCGTCCGCGACGACGTCGACGGTCTCGTCGAGCGCCTCGGTGAGTACAGGTACGATCGCGAGCAGTACTACAAGGTCCGGGACTCCGAGACCGCCGAGCTCACCGATGTCGCCCGCGGGGCGCGGCTCATCTACCTGAACAAAACGTGCTTCAACGGCCTCTGGCGCGAGAACTCGAAGGGCAAGAACAACGTCCCCTTCGGGACGTACGAAAACCCCAAGATCCTCGACGAAGAGGGCCTGCGCCGCGCGAGCCGTGCCCTCGCCTGGGTGCGGCTCACCGTGGGGGACTTCGAGGCCGCGTGCGAGGGCCTCGGGCCCGGAGACTTCGCCTACTTCGACCCTCCGTACGTACCCGCATCGAAGACGGCGAGCTTCACCGCCTACTCGGCCCGTGGCTTCCCGAGGGCCGACCAGGAGCGCCTCGTCGCGCTGATGTTCGCCCTCAAAAAACGTAAGGTTCACGCCATGTTATCGAACGCCGATACGGCCGAGAGCCGGGCGCTCTACGAGGGCCTCGTCATCAAAGAGGTGTCCGCGCGCCGCTCGATCAACTCCGACAAGACGAAGCGCGGCGCGGCGGGCGAGCTCGTCGTGACGAACTACGTGCCGGGGAAGAAGCCATGA